TTACTTTAATAGAGCACCTCACCGAAATAAAGCAACGCAAATTAAAAGGTATAAATATTAGTATAGAGCTTCCCAAATTTGATTTGGATATTTCAAATAAATTCGAAAAGATATTACAGGAAAATAAAGGCTCAACACCCGTTACTATTACTTTTAAAGAGCCAGTAGAAAACATGAATGCAGAAAGTTTATGTGCGAAATATAGTGTGGATTATACGCAAGATTTGAACGAAGCTTTGCAAAGGTTGGATATGGATGTGAAGGTGAATGTGTGATTATTATATTTGATAGTTGTAAAAAGGCTGATTTATAATAAATTTGCCTTTTAAATAAAAGTACTCATGGCAAAAAAAATTACCGAAAGTTACTTTCTTACTGATGTGGAGATTAAAAACTTCAAATCAATTAAGCATTTAAAGTTTAAGCCTAAAAGAGTAAACTTATTCATTGGAAAACCTAATAGTGGAAAGTCAAATTTGTTAGAGGCTTTGTCATTACTTGGCGAGACTTATAATGGTTATGCAGGTCCATTTTTGGAAAGTTTTATCCGTTTTGACTCTTATAGTCAGTTGTTTTTTAATTTAGACCAATCAAGCCCAATCGAAATAAAAACAAATTTAGGAAATGCGTGGTTGCGTTACTTGAAGGGAAATAATATACATGACCTAATTATAGGTATTAGTGAAGAAGAGTATAAAAAAAATGTACTGTCTCTTTAAAGAACAAATGATATGGAACAGTACGTTCTTTCTAATAAAAGCCCGCATTTTATACTGAAACCATTTTATAAGAGCTTTCAAAGTAATGATAATTATCAAATGGAGCAAGGTATTGAAACTCCAATTAAAAGATATTATTTTCAGCC
The sequence above is drawn from the Bacteroidota bacterium genome and encodes:
- a CDS encoding AAA family ATPase; translation: MAKKITESYFLTDVEIKNFKSIKHLKFKPKRVNLFIGKPNSGKSNLLEALSLLGETYNGYAGPFLESFIRFDSYSQLFFNLDQSSPIEIKTNLGNAWLRYLKGNNIHDLIIGISEEEYKKNVLSL